A single region of the Eriocheir sinensis breed Jianghai 21 chromosome 53, ASM2467909v1, whole genome shotgun sequence genome encodes:
- the LOC126983146 gene encoding putative mediator of RNA polymerase II transcription subunit 12 encodes MNKGKRRRVKQIGMEGSYDFDSEEEEEEEEEGEQEEREQIAEHEEPGQEDETQEWRRGRFTPAQEEELAQWFCDNPCFYDQSQRFHFNRAKRDKMMQDKARSMGLNASKLQTWWNTMRTRYGKLRGTVGKSSSGGRKPTPRQAWVVRRFSFLESYLQVRSASARHALAPRQKPAAEAAATEEEEEEEEEVAPPEQPASSSSAASTPAQATPGTFAGSAHRRGAQAMSRSSEEAMAEMSSRMVVLMPLQDQMKQFMTDARNKKVSFCSWVANELEPLDAAWSTCCQEIFAVVMRHRDSFMKGQVSQQFRQAAPQQFQQAAPPQQFQHAPPQQFQQATPQQFQQAAAPQQLQQAPPQQLQQAAAPQQFQQVPPPQQFQQAAAPQQLQQAAAPQQFSQPQPFLAQLGSQPGSQQHVFSATSLGNISLDLDGSFLSSQTDPLDAPARSSMPWKQKKDKRGKKRGGH; translated from the exons actctgaggaggaggaggaggaggaggaggaaggagaacaagaggagagggaacaaatAGCAGAGCACGAAGAACCGGGACAAGAGGACGAAACACAAGAGTGGAGGCGTGGGCGCTTCACACCCGCCCAGGAGGAGGAGCTGGCACAGTGGTTTTGTGACAACCCTTGTTTCTACGACCAGTCGCAGAGGTTCCACTTCAACAGGGCCAAGAGGGACAAGATGATGCAGGACAAGGCCAGGTCCATGGGCTTAAATG CGTCCAAGCTGCAGACGTGGTGGAACACCATGCGCACCCGCTATGGCAAACTGAGGGGCACAGTGGGCAAGTCCAGTTCAGGAGGCAGGAAGCCCACACCCAGGCAGGCGTGGGTGGTGAGGAGGTTCTCCTTCCTAGAGTCTTACCTACAAGTGAGGAGCGCCAGTGCCCGCCATGCACTC GCACCCAGACAAAAACCAGCAGCAGAGGCAGCagcaacagaggaggaggaggaggaggaggaggaagtggcccCGCCTGAGCAGCCTGCCTCCAGCTCGTCTGCTGCATCCACACCCGCACAGGCCACACCTGGCACCTTCGCAGGCTCCGCTCATCGCAGGGGTGCCCAAGCAATGTCTCGTTCTTCAGAGGAGGCCATGGCAGAGATGTCCTCACGAATGGTAGTACTTATGCCCCTGCAGGATCAGATGAAGCAATTCATGACAGATGCCAGGAACAAAAAGGTGTCCTTTTGTTCCTGGGTAGCAAATGAACTGGAGCCCCTGGACGCAGCGTGGTCCACCTGCTGTCAAGAAATTTTTGCCGTTGTGATGCGGCACAGGGACTCGTTCATGAAGGGACAAGTCTCCCAACAGTTCAGGCAAGCTGCTCCTCAACAGTTTCAGCAAGCTGCTCCTCCTCAGCAGTTCCAGCATGCTCCTCCTCAGCAGTTTCAGCAAGCTACTCCTCAGCAGTTCCAGCAAGCTGCTGCTCCTCAGCAGTTGCAGCAAGCTCCTCCTCAGCAGTTGCAGCAAGCTGCTGCTCCTCAACAGTTCCAGcaagttcctcctcctcaacagttCCAGCAAGCTGCTGCTCCTCAACAGTTGCAGCAAGCTGCTGCTCCTCAGCAGTTCAGCCAGCCTCAGCCATTTCTTGCACAGCTTGGGTCACAGCCAGGGTCACAGCAACACGTCTTTTCGGCAACCAGCCTTGGCAATATCTCACTGGATCTTGACGGTAGTTTTCTCAGTAGCCAGACTGACCCGCTGGATGCGCCAGCACGGTCCAGCATGCCGTGGAAACAGAAAAAGGACAAAAGGGGCAAGAAAAGAGGAGGCCACTGA